One stretch of Emys orbicularis isolate rEmyOrb1 chromosome 7, rEmyOrb1.hap1, whole genome shotgun sequence DNA includes these proteins:
- the NKX2-3 gene encoding homeobox protein Nkx-2.3 codes for MMLPSPVTSTPFSVKDILNLEQQEPHYGAQLQHHLEQHFHSAACLLAAGDGSRFSDGEEEEEEEKLSYLSSMAAAESQGDVGLSPENYVQAVLRGSCEPNGPGDELEPAGDRDPKRCALKQPPGAAERPEEAERPKPRSRRKPRVLFSQAQVFELERRFKQQRYLSAPEREHLASSLKLTSTQVKIWFQNRRYKCKRQRQDKSLELGPAPPPPRRVAVPVLVRDGKPCLGGSPGYGSPYNAPYSYSGFPPYGYGNSAAYNASYGCSYPAGGQPACSPGAAAGPFVNMGGLGGFGGAAQPLHQGAAGPSCSQGALQGIRAW; via the exons ATGATGTTACCGAGCCCCGTCACCTCCACCCCCTTCTCTGTCAAAGACATCCTCAACCTGGAGCAGCAGGAGCCGCACTATGGAGCCCAGCTGCAGCACCACCTGGAGCAGCACTTCCACtcggcagcctgcctgctggcgGCCGGCGACGGCTCCCGCTTCTCCGacggggaggaagaggaggaggaggagaagctgtCCTATCTGAGCTCCATGGCCGCGGCGGAGAGCCAAGGGGACGTGGGGCTCTCCCCGGAAAACTACGTGCAGGCGGTGCTGCGAGGCTCGTGTGAGCCCAATGGCCCGGGAGACGAACTGGAGCCTGCGGGGGATCGGGACCCCA AGCGCTGCGCCCTGAAGCAGCCGCCGGGCGCCGCGGAGAGGCCGGAGGAGGCGGAGAGGCCGAAGCCGCGGAGCCGCAGGAAGCCGCGCGTTCTCTTCTCGCAGGCGCAGGTCTTCGAGCTGGAGCGGCGCTTCAAGCAGCAGCGCTACCTGTCGGCGCCGGAGCGCGAGCATCTGGCCAGCAGCCTCAAGCTCACCTCCACGCAGGTGAAGATCTGGTTCCAGAACCGGCGCTACAAGTGCAAGCGGCAGCGGCAGGACAAGTCGCTGGAGCTGGGCCccgcgccgccgccgccgcgccgGGTGGCCGTGCCGGTGCTGGTGCGAGACGGGAAGCCCTGCCTCGGGGGCTCGCCGGGCTACGGCTCGCCCTACAACGCGCCCTACTCCTACAGCGGCTTCCCGCCCTACGGCTACGGCAACTCGGCCGCCTACAACGCCAGCTACGGCTGCAGCTACCCCGCGGGTGGCCAGCCCGCCTGCAGCCCGGGCGCGGCCGCGGGGCCCTTCGTGAACATGGGCGGCCTGGgcgggttcggcggcgcggcccagcccctgcaccagggcGCCGCGGGGCCCTCCTGCAGCCAGGGCGCTCTGCAGGGAATCCGGGCCTGGTAG